The proteins below come from a single Oxobacter pfennigii genomic window:
- a CDS encoding homing endonuclease associated repeat-containing protein yields MYKKKISFFISGGGTKGLDSVKYLKENYEECITQYRRETDEQLYQRVRDLATKLGRLPIKSEIPAFDYLKYRLGNWPRIMENAGLKPVSEKRRRMLEQRVQKKKEKCCRKNKNTLIKGSASDD; encoded by the coding sequence ATGTATAAAAAGAAGATTTCTTTTTTTATATCGGGAGGTGGAACAAAGGGTTTGGATAGTGTAAAATATTTAAAAGAAAACTATGAAGAATGTATAACTCAATATCGTAGGGAAACCGACGAACAGCTTTATCAGCGGGTGCGCGATCTCGCCACAAAGTTGGGGCGTCTTCCGATAAAATCAGAGATTCCTGCCTTTGATTATTTAAAATACCGCCTGGGGAACTGGCCCAGAATCATGGAGAACGCGGGATTGAAGCCGGTAAGTGAGAAGCGCCGGCGCATGTTGGAGCAAAGAGTTCAAAAGAAAAAAGAAAAATGCTGCAGGAAGAATAAAAATACTTTAATTAAAGGAAGTGCATCGGATGACTGA